The DNA window GTCAGATTTTTGAGTGGAAGCAACGCTGAAGTTACGGTTACTCTGTGCGGTGACTAATAGATTAATTAAGAACATTACAGATGGAGTTGCTGCAGGTACTTCTTCTGGTTGCTTTATAACCCATTGGGGAGGATCATGGGATTGACGTTCAAGTACTATAGTCCTGTTTGAAGTTTCTATGGTGATAGTTTTGATTTCCTCTGGGGTAAAGTGAAAAAGTAGTCGTTGTTTAGCTTCTAATAGTTGCGACTTTTCTGATTCAACCACCTCAAACCAGTAGACAAAACCCCCTAGAGCGAGTGCGATCGCCAGCCAAACCCCTGTAGTTTTTTTTAGTTTCATTCTATTTTCACTGTTTCACCTCCTGCGCCACCACGTAATTAAAGCAGTAATAAATCCCAGCAGTGGTACTATGACTAAAGCAAGCCAACTGAGAAGATTGGAGTGCATTAACGTTAAATTTAGGCGCCGATTTTGGGGTTCTTTGGGACGAATAGACAAAATAGACTCTTCTGTGTCCCCCAACCATTCTACTGTGTTGAGGAAGACATCCCCATTGAGTTGTTGTGTAAACCAACCATTGGTTACAAAAGTAGAGTTACCGATAATCGCCAGACGCGATGAATCGCGAGTTAAAGCAACTCCTATATCTAATGGTCCTTTGATATCTTCTTGGGGATCAAATTCGATATCTTGACTGTCCAATCTTGCTTCTGCCCAAGTTTGTTCGTCTGTAATCAAAAGAGCTACTGCCTCAACCTCTGGTAAGGTATTAGTACTAATGGGTCTTGCCACAGGATAGATAGAAATACCCTCCCCAAAGGCTTGAGTAATCGGATGATTGCCATAGTCTGTAACTACAACTGTAGCAGGACCAAGACCAATAAGACTACCTCTACCAGAGACATCAATCACGATTCTCTCGTCTAGTTTGACTCCCCAGTCTTGGAGTAGTTTTTCTAATCCCGAATTGGTGTCGGGGTCAATCATCAATAATAATTTACCTTTGTTTTCAAGATAGGTTTTAATCGCTTTGGTTTCACCCTCTAATAGCGCTCTTTTAGGGCTGACAATGATAATTACTCCCGTATCTTCTGGTATTTTGGCTACTTTGGCTAAATTTAAGGGTTGAACCCGATATCCTTTAGCTTCTAAGCTATCAACCGCTTCGGATAAACCTGCTTCGACGGCGTTTAATTCGGTTTCTCCATGTCCTTGTAGAAAGTAAAGTGTTCTTGGTGAGCGATCGCTTTGTATAGCTTGAATAGCGCTAGTGAGTTTAGCTTCTGACAGGGGTTCAATCTCGGTAATTCTCTGAATTAACCTTTTTTTGCCCTGATACTCCATATGTACCTCCCCTGGGCTCTGAATTTCGAATTTTTTTGCCAGTTGAATTTCAATTTCTGGATCTACAAATGTAAAATTAAACTGAGGATTATAGCGACGATAGTTTTTCAGTAATTCCTGAGCTCCGGGATTGATTTGCTCTTGAAACACCCAAACTTTCAGAGGTCCCTTCAAATTGGCGACGATCGCTTGAGATTGAGGTGAAAGAGTAAACAATTGATTTTCTGTCAAATCGACTCTTACATCATGACGGACTGCTAGAAAGTTTAGTAATCCCAGAATTAGCATAAAAGCTAAGGTAGTAATAATCGTGTTGGTTCCTACTACGATGGAGCGCTTGCGCCAAAACTGACCACCCCTAGGGAGACAGACTAATAATAAGCCGATCGCCAACAAACTGATGGGAATGGGTAGCCATAACTGGGAGATTAAACCAGCGATTAAACCTACGATTGATACTAGAAAGCCAACTATGTATAGAAGTTTTAAATATTTCATATCTAGATAAAAATAAGAGCTATAACTTATTTTGGTTATAACTCTTAATATTAATAGATAATACCTTTTTAATCACTAGTCATTTCTTGTTCATAGCAGTAACGCAGTAAAAATATACAAGCAAATAACTTAAACAGATCTAAAAACCAATAACTTTGGTGTAAATAAACCATCATTGGCGACATGAGCGGCTCTACCTCAAAAACATTAAGAGATAAACCTAAACCACTCATTTGGGGTGTTAGTAAATAGGTATCTATCAGGGCAATTAACAACAGAGCGATCGCCATAAGTATGGACCAAGCATCAAATTTTTGACTCAAATGACGGAAACTTAAAATTCCTGTAAGAATAATCGCTGCGCAGACGATTTCTAGATGGTTAAATATTCCAAAAAGTACGTAACCTGCGCTAGCAAAACCTGATTGACTCATCATGCCCGCTGACGATAAACTAGGTATAACTAGCAAGTCCAATATAGTAATTCCACTTAGCCAAAAAGCAATAGTTATAATTACAATCGCCGACCAACTAATAAAATTAAAGTCTCGTTTAGAAATAGTACTCATACAACAACCTCAGCTTGTTATCTCAACTATTAAGTTTAACTCATATATTCTTGAGTTAATATCAATAAATATTAAGTTGCTTTAGCCTTGTTTTGAATCTCAGCCAAGGAAAAGATCGCGCGAAACTTGAGACCTTGAGCTTGATAAAACTGTTCTCCTCCTTGCTCGCGATCAATTAGGGCGATAATTTCTGGTACTTGATAGCCGACAGCTTCTAAACGTTCTACCGCTTGCATAGCAGAACGACCCGTTGTCACCACATCCTCTAGAACCACAACTTGAGCACCTGGTTTTAGTTCTGGTCCTTCTATATAAGCTTTGGTTCCGTGTCCTTTCGCCTCTTTACGGACGATCAAAGCGGGTATGGGTCGATTTTCTAAAGCTGAAACCACGCTTACCGCAGTAACCAAAGGATCTGCACCCAGGGTTAAACCAGCTACTGCATCCGTATTCTCGGGAAGCAGAGAAAACAGCAAACGACCGATAACTAAGGCTCCTTCCGCTCTTAGAGCTACTTCTTTCCCATTGATGTAGTAGGAACTGCTCTGTCCTGAAGATAGGACAAAATCGCCCTCGCGATAGGCGTATACACAAAATAAATCTAGCAGGATTTCGCGTAATTGCGTCAAAGACGCGCCAGGGATTAAAACACTTAAATTGGATGCTATTTTTGTTTTCATCTAAGATATTCAGCTACAATTATCTCAATAACATTTTTAGGAAAAAGTATGGGTAACCTAAAATTTACTTCCTTTTTAACACTAATAGCTTTTTTAAGTTTTACCACTCTTGCTTATCCCGCTAAAGCTGACGAAACGACACCAGGGTATGAATCAGTTCCCGAATTGTTCCTTCGCGCTTCTACACACAAATCTGGGGACTTTTTCAGAAGTGTTTCTTTAAAGGGTCAGTTGAATCTGATTCTTGGCTTTAATCAGTTTCCAGAAAATCAAATTACCAGAGATGCGAAACTTATAAATATTCTTAGCCAGGACTTTCAAAGACACATGGTTGGTGAAGATCGTCTACGGACGAGGGATATAGCCAACCCTTTCCAAAGCTCTCTGAATGAAAATCCTTCTTATTTAGGACCACTGACACCTTAGAAACAATCGGAGGATCCAGGGTGCAGGAGTTGAACCTGCCTTGCACGAATTATGAGTTCGTTGCCTCAACCGCTCGGCCAACCCTGGAAAATAGATTTAAAGACAATCCTTCTTAATAATAGCGCATATTTGACGATTAATGACAATCAAATTTAACTTAACCTTAACTTTGTTGTGGACTTGGCTCGGATTAATCTTAGTCGGAGCCACGACAAGCAGTGTATTGGCTCTAAGAATGGGACAAAAATCTCTAGTAGAAGTAGATAAGGCAGAAGTACTACAACATCAGTCGGTAAAAGTCTTATCAGAGGGCATTAGTCCGAAACTGATTAGAGAAAGTGAAATTTTAATGAAAGTTGAAAATTATAGGCAGATACAGAAAGAAGACTATAATAATACAGCAATTGAGGCATTAGACGCCCCCAGATGAGTAAGCAAGATATAGTATTAAGATTGTTCTCAGTACTATTGTTAATCGCTATCAACGCTTTTTTTGTAACGGCTGAATTCTCCATAGTGTCAGTGAGGCGATCGCGGATCACCCAACTAGTAGAAGCAGGAGATGTTAGAGCTCAAACGGTTCAGTCTCTCCAGAGAAGTATCGATCGCTTGTTGTCTACGACTCAATTAGGTATTACTCTTTCTAGTCTAGCATTGGGGTGGATCGGCGAAGGAACGATGGCCGTATTGGTTAAAGCCATGATTAGACAGATACCCTTATCTAGTCTGATGCAAGAGGCGATCGCTCATGGTTTTGCAGTTCCGGTGGCTTTTTTGCTGACGGCTTACTTACAGATAGTTTTGGGAGAATTGTTTCCTAAATCCGTAGCTCTATTGTATTCAGAAGAAATAGCTCGAGTTTTAGCAGCACCAAGCTTAGCGATCGCGCGTCTATTTAACCCGATCATTTGGATTTTAAATCAATCTACGCGCTTTTTATTGCGCTTAGGAGGAATTAAATACACTGAACAAAGAAGTTCCCATCAAGTCACTCCCGAAGAATTGAAGCTGATCATTAACACAGCTAGGGAATCTACCGGTTTAGAAGTTAAAGACAGGGAAATATTAGAGAATATCATCGAATTTAGAGAAGTACAAGCGATCGAGGTAATGGTTCCCCGAACTCAACTCAAAGCTATTCCTGGGACAGCCACATTTAAAACCTTACTCAATGAGGTAGCAACTACGGGACATTCTCGTTATCCAATCACAGGAGACTCTCTAGATGATATTCAGGGAATTATCGACTTCAAAGATTTGGCTTTACCCCTAGCAGAAGGAAAACTCACTCCCGAGAGTACACTAGATCCCTGGATTAAACCGGTTCGCTTTGTAGATGAATCAATCCTGTTGAGTGAATTATTAAAACTAATGCAGCGCTCTAGTGTAAAAATGGTAATGTTGGTAGATGAGTTCGGTGGTACTTCTGGCTTGATTACTTTACAAGACTTAATTGCTGAGATTATTGGCGATCAACGCCAAAGAGAAACCGATGCAGAATCAGAGGTACAAATCATCGATGAACAAACTTTTTTAGTTAAAGCCCAGATGAAT is part of the Gloeocapsa sp. PCC 73106 genome and encodes:
- a CDS encoding DUF4340 domain-containing protein codes for the protein MKLKKTTGVWLAIALALGGFVYWFEVVESEKSQLLEAKQRLLFHFTPEEIKTITIETSNRTIVLERQSHDPPQWVIKQPEEVPAATPSVMFLINLLVTAQSNRNFSVASTQKSDYGLDQPTAIVNIELYNQRLHQLILGQIHRDENQIYAQIDPNQEEMVTVSLLPITFYYAITRDLREWKQ
- a CDS encoding Gldg family protein; this translates as MKYLKLLYIVGFLVSIVGLIAGLISQLWLPIPISLLAIGLLLVCLPRGGQFWRKRSIVVGTNTIITTLAFMLILGLLNFLAVRHDVRVDLTENQLFTLSPQSQAIVANLKGPLKVWVFQEQINPGAQELLKNYRRYNPQFNFTFVDPEIEIQLAKKFEIQSPGEVHMEYQGKKRLIQRITEIEPLSEAKLTSAIQAIQSDRSPRTLYFLQGHGETELNAVEAGLSEAVDSLEAKGYRVQPLNLAKVAKIPEDTGVIIIVSPKRALLEGETKAIKTYLENKGKLLLMIDPDTNSGLEKLLQDWGVKLDERIVIDVSGRGSLIGLGPATVVVTDYGNHPITQAFGEGISIYPVARPISTNTLPEVEAVALLITDEQTWAEARLDSQDIEFDPQEDIKGPLDIGVALTRDSSRLAIIGNSTFVTNGWFTQQLNGDVFLNTVEWLGDTEESILSIRPKEPQNRRLNLTLMHSNLLSWLALVIVPLLGFITALITWWRRR
- the pyrE gene encoding orotate phosphoribosyltransferase, coding for MKTKIASNLSVLIPGASLTQLREILLDLFCVYAYREGDFVLSSGQSSSYYINGKEVALRAEGALVIGRLLFSLLPENTDAVAGLTLGADPLVTAVSVVSALENRPIPALIVRKEAKGHGTKAYIEGPELKPGAQVVVLEDVVTTGRSAMQAVERLEAVGYQVPEIIALIDREQGGEQFYQAQGLKFRAIFSLAEIQNKAKAT
- a CDS encoding hemolysin family protein, translated to MSKQDIVLRLFSVLLLIAINAFFVTAEFSIVSVRRSRITQLVEAGDVRAQTVQSLQRSIDRLLSTTQLGITLSSLALGWIGEGTMAVLVKAMIRQIPLSSLMQEAIAHGFAVPVAFLLTAYLQIVLGELFPKSVALLYSEEIARVLAAPSLAIARLFNPIIWILNQSTRFLLRLGGIKYTEQRSSHQVTPEELKLIINTARESTGLEVKDREILENIIEFREVQAIEVMVPRTQLKAIPGTATFKTLLNEVATTGHSRYPITGDSLDDIQGIIDFKDLALPLAEGKLTPESTLDPWIKPVRFVDESILLSELLKLMQRSSVKMVMLVDEFGGTSGLITLQDLIAEIIGDQRQRETDAESEVQIIDEQTFLVKAQMNLEDLNEFLGLDFPLTDEYQTLGGFVLYQWQKIPNQGETLKYDNLELTIVEASGPRLNLIQIRRYALGIDPEPRDDF